The following proteins are co-located in the Amphiprion ocellaris isolate individual 3 ecotype Okinawa chromosome 7, ASM2253959v1, whole genome shotgun sequence genome:
- the dnajc30b gene encoding dnaJ (Hsp40) homolog, subfamily C, member 30b: protein MAEVGQRLGGGAYRLSALRTGHSRPRSPGGSPGSLLISCGSGGSRAEEESVRDQRGVSKSKTTRRRSQKLSRATNFENQPGNVTLLCATSLELSTPSLIWLVESRENRPAHKTALFRSAGLLQEKLLPGRMTPWTRGAVSIHPDAFRSPQQLRAFCTVLFVLSEQGSLWPGCGWRRLKPHPDTLKASASSRSYSWSSEDAPLLHRSRTAYYDILSVSPTATQSQIKTAYYKQSFIYHPDKNPGSEEATQRFSEISEAYTVLGNISLRRKYDRGILSQSDVQRAGRPSSRETTGRSTGSPHQQQQQRARRFSQPGGKPIFDFDAFYRAHYGEQLQRERDMRARKQRMEEQQKVNVSRWREGKMMELALTVAVGMAGLLLASLARP, encoded by the coding sequence ATGGCGGAGGTCGGTCAGCGGCTGGGCGGCGGCGCTTACCGGCTGTCCGCTCTCAGAACCGGCCACAGTCGACCGAGGAGCCCCGGAGGAAGTCCCGGAAGTCTTCTGATAAGCTGCGGCTCTGGTGGCAGCCGGGCTGAAGAGGAATCAGTCCGAGATCAAAGAGGAGTGTcaaagagcaaaacaacaaGACGAAGATCACAGAAACTTTCCAGAGCGACGAATTTTGAAAATCAGCCTGGAAATGTGACTTTGCTCTGTGCCACCTCTTTGGAGCTGAGTACACCAAGTTTAATCTGGTTGGTTGAAAGCAGAGAGAACCGACCAGCCCATAAAACAGCCTTGTTCCGATCTGCAGGGCTCCTCCAGGAGAAGCTGCTGCCTGGTAGGATGACACCCTGGACCAGAGGGGCTGTCTCCATCCACCCTGATGCCTTCAGGTCCCCTCAGCAGCTGCGAGCTTTCTGCACTGTCCTCTTCGTTCTGTCAGAGCAGGGATCACTGTGGCCTGGATGCGGGTGGAGACGTCTGAAACCTCACCCTGATACCCTGAAAGCTTCAGCATCATCTAGAAGCTACAGCTGGAGCTCAGAAGATGCTCCTCTGCTGCACAGAAGCAGGACGGCCTATTACGACATCCTCAGCGTGTCCCCCACCGCCACACAGTCCCAGATCAAGACGGCCTACTACAAGCAGTCCTTCATCTACCACCCTGACAAGAACCCGGGCAGCGAGGAGGCCACCCAGCGGTTCTCTGAGATCAGCGAGGCGTACACGGTCCTGGGCAACATCAGCCTGAGGAGGAAGTACGACCGGGGCATCCTGAGCCAGTCTGACGTCCAACGTGCAGGGAGGCCGTCTTCTAGAGAGACCACAGGCAGATCCACAGGTTCcccacatcagcagcagcagcagagagccaGGAGGTTCTCCCAACCCGGAGGGAAACCCATATTTGATTTTGACGCCTTTTATCGGGCTCACTACGgggagcagctgcagagagagagggacatGAGGGCCCGCAAGCAGCGCatggaggagcagcagaaggTGAACGTGAGCAGGTGGAGGGAGGGGAAGATGATGGAGCTGGCTTTGACAGTGGCGGTGGGCATGGCAGGGCTGCTTCTCGCCAGTCTCGCCAGGCCCTGA
- the LOC111575972 gene encoding SH2B adapter protein 2 has translation MNGAVVPGSPELSSSCPLPDWREFCELHARASAADFADKFQRFLSENPCYDSPGADASFSQHFAHHFLECFSAALTQARENQASSPGEDGSNAAPKYSIVPFLGIQGCPLSYGHDLYQRRKDAGASSESLDSMDSGGGGIDGGGSGTTASRGPQTTHKVSALGQSRSSEDVSVSHPKARFKKGFSLRNMSLCVVDGVKEMWHRRASPEPDAPSGARKANGGGGGGGGEVAGGEKWSQKLRLPRGSQGHKAELLEIQREGALRYMVADDTNCMGAAQWQKCRLLLRKTKRDEGGERFLLEFYVPPKSSKPKVSIPLSAIVEVRTTMPLEMPDKDNTFVLKVENGGEYILETIDSLQKNSWVADIQDCIDPGDSGDDIELASCPHGQASKDCSMVASCSCELLSEGVYRAPERSCPTAAEHYSAPSVRCREPPFTQHPSHMPLERFLQSPEAQGSSSSAGGGEGAKDSDGDASLVGYPWFHGTLSRVRAAQLVLAGGARSHGLFVIRQSETRPGEYVLTFNFQGKAKHLRLSVNESGQCHVHHLWFHTVSDMLRHFHAHPIPLESGGSADITLRSYVQVQRSSTTDVAAPPVLTPSRDAGCRTDSAPPALHPPGITTPAGPPSDAPLSSSTSSSPTALPSLSRSDPGTGGGVGGGLQSRSNSSERLLEASSGASEDYHDADGTRRARAVENQYSFY, from the exons ATGAACGGAGCGGTGGTGCCTGGTAGCCCGGAGCTCTCCTCCTCGTGCCCACTGCCTGACTGGCGAGAGTTCTGTGAGCTCCATGCTCGAGCCTCTGCTGCCGACTTCGCCGACAAGTTCCAGCGCTTTCTGTCGGAGAACCCGTGCTATGACTCGCCCGGCGCCGATGCCAGCTTCTCACAGCACTTTGCCCACCACTTCCTGGAGTGCTTCTCTGCAGCGCTGACCCAGGCCCGGGAGAACCAGGCGTCCTCACCGGGGGAGGACGGCTCCAACGCGGCGCCCAAGTACAGCATCGTTCCATTCCTGGGAATCCAGGGTTGCCCACTGTCCTACGGTCACGACCTCTACCAGAGACGCAAGGACGCCGGGGCTTCAAGCGAATCCCTGGACAGCATGGACAGCGGAGGGGGAGGGATAGATGGGGGAGGCAGTGGCACCACGGCCTCCCGAGGCCCCCAGACGACCCACAAGGTGTCGGCTCTGGGACAGTCCCGCAGCTCCGAGGACGTGTCGGTCAGCCACCCGAAGGCTCGCTTCAAGAAGGGCTTCTCTCTGAGGAACATGAGCCTGTGTGTGGTGGACGGGGTGAAGGAGATGTGGCACAGGCGGGCCTCCCCTGAACCTGACGCTCCCTCTGGGGCCAGGAAGGCCAacgggggaggaggaggcggggGAGGGGAGGTAGCAGGGGGAGAGAAGTGGTCCCAAAAGCTCCGGCTTCCCAGGGGGTCCCAGGGCCACAAGGCCGAGCTGCTGGAGATCCAGAGGGAGGGAGCGCTGAGGTACATGGTGGCCGACGACACGAACTGTATGGGGGCCGCTCAGTGGCAGAAATGTCgtctgctgctgaggaagacGAAGAGGGATGAAGGAGGGGAAAGGTTCCTGCTGGAATTCTACGTACCACCCAAG TCCTCAAAGCCCAAAGTGAGCATCCCTCTGTCAGCCATCGTGGAGGTGAGGACCACCATGCCGTTGGAGATGCCTGACAAGGACAACACCTTTGTTCTCAAG GTGGAAAACGGGGGAGAATACATCCTGGAAACCATCGACTCCCTGCAGAAAAACTCGTGGGTTGCTGACATCCAGGACTGCATAGACCCTGG TGACAGTGGCGATGACATCGAGCTGGCGTCATGTCCTCATGGTCAGGCCTCCAAAGACTGCTCCATGGTGGCCTCCTGCAGCTGTGAGCTGCTTTCTGAGG gaGTGTATCGTGCTCCAGAGAGGTCATGTCCTACAGCAGCAGAGCATTACAGCGCCCCCTCAGTCCGATGCAGGGAACCTCCTTTCACCCAGCACCCGTCCCACATGCCTTTAGAGCGCTTCCTCCAGTCCCCAGAAGCCCAGGGCTCCAGCTCCTCTGCAG GTGGTGGTGAAGGAGCAAAAGACTCAGATGGAGATGCCAGTTTGGTGGGTTACCCATGGTTCCACGGTACGTTGTCTCGTGTGCGGGCGGCTCAGCTGGTGCTTGCAGGCGGAGCCAGGAGTCACGGACTCTTTGTGATTCGTCAAAGCGAGACGCGTCCGGGCGAGTACGTCCTCACCTTCAACTTCCAGGGCAAAGCCAAG CATTTGCGGTTGTCAGTCAATGAGAGCGGCCAGTGCCACGTCCACCACTTGTGGTTTCACACCGTATCGGACATGCTGAGACACTTCCACGCCCATCCGATCCCCCTTGAATCTGGAGGCTCGGCCGACATCACACTACGCTCCTATGTACAGGTGCAGCGAAGCTCCACCACAG ATGTGGCTGCACCTCCAGTCCTCACTCCATCCAGGGATGCCGGCTGCCGGACAGACTCGGCTCCGCCAGCGCTTCACCCTCCTGGAATCACAACGCCTGCAGGGCCTCCCTCTGATGCCCCACTTTCCTCAAGCACCTCCTCCTCACCCACCGCCCTGCCCTCCCTCTCCCGCAGTGACCCAGGTACCGGAGGGGGGGTGGGAGGAGGGTTACAGAGCCGGAGCAACAGCTCTGAACGCCTTCTGGAGGCCTCTAGTGGTGCATCTGAGGACTACCACGATGCTGATGGGACTCGCAGGGCCAGAGCTGTGGAGAACCAGTACTCTTTCTACTAA